In the genome of Flavobacteriales bacterium, one region contains:
- a CDS encoding TIGR04282 family arsenosugar biosynthesis glycosyltransferase produces the protein MQHLIVFIRNPRLGKVKTRLAADIGDVRALEVYQRLLSITHGAVVGMDVPCRKSVWYSDCIPKEPDLWSASGFEQCLQTEGDLGARMQHAMEQAFRENGGPVVLIGSDCPEVSPRILQEAFRHLQDTDCVLGPAADGGYYLIGCRTSFPFVFQDMPWSRPELFETTCRVLKARGCRVHTLEVLTDIDKVSDLKAFGW, from the coding sequence ATGCAACACCTGATCGTATTCATTCGCAATCCCCGTCTGGGAAAAGTTAAAACACGTTTGGCTGCAGACATCGGAGACGTGCGCGCATTGGAAGTGTATCAGCGTTTGTTGTCTATCACCCATGGTGCGGTTGTGGGGATGGATGTTCCATGCAGGAAAAGCGTGTGGTATTCCGATTGTATTCCGAAGGAACCGGACCTGTGGTCAGCATCCGGTTTTGAACAATGTCTGCAGACGGAAGGTGACTTGGGTGCACGCATGCAACATGCCATGGAACAAGCGTTCCGGGAAAACGGTGGCCCGGTGGTGCTGATCGGCAGCGATTGTCCGGAGGTCAGTCCGCGTATTCTGCAGGAAGCCTTCCGTCACTTGCAGGATACCGATTGTGTGCTGGGACCTGCTGCCGATGGGGGTTATTACCTGATCGGATGCCGTACATCTTTTCCTTTTGTATTTCAAGACATGCCCTGGAGCCGGCCTGAACTCTTTGAAACAACATGCAGGGTATTGAAGGCGCGCGGTTGTCGTGTCCACACCCTTGAAGTGCTGACCGATATAGACAAGGTCTCCGACCTGAAAGCTTTCGGTTGGTGA
- a CDS encoding SAM-dependent methyltransferase: protein MKLDRNYWNERYRKGETGWDIGTPSPALMDYALHLPDKTARILIPGCGNAYEGDALRRDGFPHVFLLDISPLAMENVRKNFPDFPVTHLIEEDFFLHEGVYDVILEQTFFCALDPSLRHRYAAKMASLLTTRGRLAGLLFASPFAVEGPPFGGSSEEYMKVLSPYFDVTHMAISDKSIAPRMGNELFFEAIKKDNPTPGKIA from the coding sequence ATGAAATTGGATCGCAATTATTGGAACGAAAGATACCGCAAGGGAGAAACCGGATGGGACATCGGAACGCCATCTCCCGCATTGATGGATTATGCCCTTCATCTGCCGGACAAAACCGCCCGCATATTAATCCCGGGGTGCGGGAATGCTTATGAGGGAGATGCATTGCGTCGCGATGGGTTCCCACACGTATTCCTGCTGGATATTTCTCCTCTCGCCATGGAAAACGTGCGAAAAAACTTTCCTGATTTTCCTGTCACGCATTTAATCGAAGAAGACTTTTTCTTACATGAGGGAGTTTATGATGTCATTCTCGAGCAAACTTTTTTTTGTGCCCTGGATCCCTCCCTTCGTCATCGCTATGCGGCCAAGATGGCTTCTTTATTGACGACCCGAGGGCGGCTTGCGGGATTGCTTTTCGCCTCGCCGTTTGCTGTGGAAGGTCCGCCTTTTGGTGGCTCAAGTGAGGAGTACATGAAGGTGTTGTCGCCCTATTTTGACGTCACCCACATGGCGATATCCGATAAATCCATTGCGCCACGAATGGGAAATGAATTGTTTTTTGAAGCGATAAAAAAGGACAACCCCACGCCGGGAAAAATTGCCTGA
- a CDS encoding LysM peptidoglycan-binding domain-containing protein — MLSRIHIFRTRSIFLLLAVSLRVVAAEDSLQYFNTFTVPDLNGLMATWDIQRTLLTDGYQEPKSFAKAMRNMDELLEEAGIQSEWHSLTQLTVSAYMQTYRKETEYMLGYMAHYLPMIRQELEQAGLPSYWEMLPAALSAMNACKDTEEGRTGLWQLSYPVALRYGLQVNDYVDQRLDPYLSTRAAVKYLKHLTTLYNQEEWVLAAFMTSPAHIGHVHNRSGSVTDLYHAFPSLSPRGQAAWGSYMALRTLQAWSEKQKAKHPVIDYPTVLDTVSVQEDMFFHQVSTVLNLPEGRLQQLNRPYKKSWVPAGSILILPSPYKKRFEALRDSVAHFHDSLMVHPDSMYAIQTDVDPADTGSPSVPSGDVVELYYRVKSGDNLGYIASWYDVKVSELRNWNSMSDDRIQVGEDLLVYVRKDQELKYKDVDDLSFAQKQARVGKAEPTVVKETKSAPPVQETNKAAPPKGKYIVYEVKRGDSLWGIAKKYPGVTEENLMKWNGIDSHIRPGQKIRIYQP, encoded by the coding sequence ATGCTTTCCCGTATCCATATTTTCCGCACCCGGTCGATTTTCCTGCTACTTGCCGTTTCATTGCGCGTGGTTGCAGCAGAAGATTCTCTTCAATACTTCAATACATTCACCGTGCCTGACCTGAACGGGTTGATGGCTACCTGGGACATCCAGCGTACCCTTCTGACCGATGGTTACCAGGAACCCAAATCGTTCGCAAAAGCCATGCGCAACATGGATGAGCTTCTGGAAGAGGCCGGTATACAGTCTGAATGGCATTCCCTGACCCAACTTACGGTTTCTGCCTATATGCAAACCTATCGGAAGGAGACCGAATACATGTTGGGTTATATGGCTCACTACCTACCCATGATCCGGCAGGAACTGGAACAAGCCGGGTTACCGTCATACTGGGAAATGCTGCCTGCTGCCCTTTCTGCCATGAATGCATGCAAAGACACGGAAGAGGGACGTACCGGCTTGTGGCAACTGAGTTACCCGGTTGCCCTGCGCTACGGGCTTCAGGTCAACGATTATGTGGATCAGCGTTTAGACCCTTATCTGTCTACCCGTGCGGCTGTCAAATATCTGAAGCACCTCACCACGCTTTATAATCAGGAAGAATGGGTGCTGGCAGCCTTCATGACCAGTCCGGCCCACATCGGACATGTGCACAACCGCTCCGGATCAGTCACAGATCTGTACCATGCGTTTCCCAGCCTGTCTCCGCGCGGGCAGGCAGCATGGGGGTCCTACATGGCATTGCGTACGTTGCAGGCATGGTCTGAAAAGCAAAAGGCAAAACATCCGGTCATCGACTACCCCACAGTGCTGGATACCGTATCTGTTCAGGAGGATATGTTTTTCCATCAGGTATCAACCGTACTGAACCTGCCGGAAGGTCGTTTGCAACAACTCAACCGCCCTTACAAGAAAAGCTGGGTCCCGGCTGGCTCTATCCTGATTCTGCCCTCTCCCTACAAGAAGCGATTCGAAGCATTGCGGGATTCAGTGGCACATTTCCACGACTCATTGATGGTTCATCCCGATAGCATGTACGCCATCCAGACGGACGTGGATCCGGCTGATACGGGCAGCCCTTCGGTACCTTCCGGAGATGTGGTGGAATTGTATTATCGGGTCAAGTCCGGAGACAACCTCGGTTATATCGCATCCTGGTATGATGTAAAGGTTTCTGAACTCAGAAACTGGAATTCAATGTCGGATGACCGGATCCAGGTAGGTGAGGATTTGCTGGTATATGTGCGCAAAGACCAGGAGTTGAAGTACAAGGATGTAGACGATCTTTCATTTGCACAGAAGCAGGCACGCGTGGGCAAAGCAGAACCGACGGTTGTCAAGGAAACGAAAAGTGCTCCGCCTGTACAGGAAACCAACAAGGCCGCTCCACCGAAGGGCAAATACATTGTTTATGAGGTTAAGCGGGGAGATTCCCTTTGGGGAATCGCCAAAAAGTATCCGGGTGTTACTGAAGAAAACCTCATGAAGTGGAATGGGATTGACAGCCACATCCGGCCTGGTCAGAAAATACGGATCTACCAGCCATGA
- a CDS encoding MBOAT family protein, with product MIEWLLNLLTYDPLKPLNFTTGFFWGFFLVVMTGFVMLHRRLAIRNAYLFVVSLFFYYKTSGLFLYILLFSTFSDYYIGLAIHRSDREVVRKWLLALSVTINLSVLGYFKYAQFVVENVNAVLGTHFAVHNYFADWANVFFGGQYEVGRILLPVGISFFTFQTISYAIDVYRRDTEPVRSILDFGFYVSFFPQLVAGPIVRAAEFIPQLYQPYKLSRQEFGFALFMILKGLTKKMFIGDYIATNFIDRVFANPGMYTGFESLMSLYGYSLQVYCDFAGYTDVAIGVAALMGFTLPTNFNSPYKATSVASFWKRWHMSLSNWLKDYLYIPMGGNRGGSYFTYIMVVIICLALVLLSGSIKLGVGLVFAAIVVIVLVMVFPGIQRAISHNINLLVTMLLGGLWHGASWQFVIWGGLNGVGLIVYKFWKKISPWEGKSHWGVRAWRIFLTFNFITFTRIWFRAGSMETTTRILNKISHDFQLSLVPQILAGYYQVFLVMSLGFVLHWLPGAFKDKWINRFVASPVWVQGLITVVTAFLIYQSVSADKQPFIYFQF from the coding sequence ATGATTGAGTGGCTGCTGAACCTGCTCACATACGACCCGCTTAAGCCGCTGAATTTTACCACAGGGTTCTTCTGGGGTTTCTTCCTGGTGGTGATGACCGGCTTCGTGATGTTGCACCGCAGGCTTGCCATTCGCAATGCTTACCTGTTTGTTGTGAGTCTGTTCTTCTACTACAAAACAAGCGGACTCTTTCTCTACATACTGCTTTTCTCCACCTTTTCGGATTACTACATAGGCCTTGCCATCCACAGGTCCGACCGGGAGGTTGTGCGCAAATGGCTGCTGGCCCTGAGTGTCACCATCAATCTGTCTGTGCTGGGCTACTTCAAGTATGCGCAATTTGTGGTAGAGAATGTCAATGCGGTGTTGGGTACGCACTTCGCCGTACACAACTATTTTGCAGATTGGGCCAACGTGTTTTTCGGCGGCCAGTATGAAGTGGGGCGCATCTTGTTACCGGTGGGTATCTCCTTCTTCACTTTCCAGACCATCAGTTATGCCATCGACGTATACCGGCGGGATACCGAACCGGTGAGAAGCATCCTGGATTTTGGTTTTTATGTCTCTTTCTTTCCACAGTTGGTGGCAGGTCCGATCGTGCGTGCGGCGGAGTTCATACCCCAATTGTATCAGCCTTACAAACTCAGCCGGCAGGAGTTCGGTTTTGCCTTGTTCATGATTCTCAAAGGGCTGACAAAAAAAATGTTTATCGGCGACTATATCGCCACCAATTTCATCGACCGTGTATTTGCCAATCCGGGCATGTACACCGGTTTTGAGAGCCTTATGTCGTTGTATGGCTATTCCTTGCAGGTATATTGTGACTTTGCCGGATATACGGATGTGGCCATCGGGGTGGCGGCACTCATGGGTTTCACGCTCCCCACCAACTTCAATTCGCCTTATAAGGCCACCAGTGTTGCCTCCTTCTGGAAGCGCTGGCACATGTCACTTTCGAACTGGCTCAAGGATTATCTCTACATACCCATGGGAGGCAATCGGGGCGGATCGTACTTCACCTACATCATGGTGGTGATCATTTGTCTGGCATTGGTGTTGCTTTCAGGGTCTATCAAATTGGGTGTGGGACTGGTATTCGCCGCCATTGTGGTGATCGTGCTGGTAATGGTCTTCCCAGGTATCCAGCGGGCGATCAGTCACAACATCAACCTGCTGGTGACCATGTTACTAGGTGGGTTATGGCACGGTGCCAGCTGGCAGTTTGTGATCTGGGGCGGGTTGAATGGCGTGGGGCTGATCGTTTACAAGTTCTGGAAGAAGATCAGTCCGTGGGAAGGTAAAAGCCACTGGGGCGTTCGGGCATGGCGCATCTTCCTCACGTTTAATTTCATCACGTTCACGCGGATCTGGTTTCGTGCCGGGTCTATGGAAACCACCACGCGCATCCTCAACAAAATCAGCCATGATTTTCAGCTGTCGCTCGTTCCGCAAATCCTGGCGGGCTATTACCAGGTGTTCCTGGTGATGTCATTGGGATTTGTGCTGCACTGGCTGCCGGGTGCATTCAAAGACAAATGGATCAACCGTTTTGTTGCAAGCCCCGTTTGGGTGCAGGGCCTCATCACCGTTGTCACAGCGTTTCTGATCTACCAGTCGGTATCGGCCGACAAACAACCGTTTATTTACTTTCAGTTTTAG